A DNA window from Laspinema palackyanum D2c contains the following coding sequences:
- a CDS encoding GUN4 domain-containing protein, with protein sequence MVWSNGYQLQSRDYRIERVLGQGGFGITYQARHLKLDQDFVIKTPNEHLKFDPEYPKFVDRFIKEGQRIAKLCTNPHPHIVRVFDLFEEGDTHCLVMDFIPGESLWHRVQGQGPLPEAEAVRYFQQIGGALQRVHEAGLVHRDAHPGNIMFRGDQAVLIDFGIAGEMMPVTVSSKHSWNPAFAPLEQMKGSREPTVDIYTLSASLYYALTGERPASSLDRNYENIKLVPPKQLVPSLSDTVNKAVLKGMELKPQNRPQTMDEWLFLLQTPVPTTKVSPRYQKLQQFLEAGKWREMGEWLSLLQPPIQQKVSPRYQKLQQFLEAGKWREADEETTRVMLQVARREKQKWLDKPSINQFPCEDLHQIDSLWLEYSNGRFGFSVQKRIWQECGGEPDYETETRLADRIGWRTKEGRWLDYEELFATLAQSPPGLLPYSGLRLETIFILSRPDL encoded by the coding sequence ATGGTCTGGTCGAACGGATATCAATTGCAGAGTCGAGATTACCGCATCGAACGGGTTTTAGGACAAGGGGGATTCGGCATTACCTATCAAGCGCGTCACCTCAAACTCGACCAAGATTTTGTCATCAAAACCCCCAACGAACATCTGAAGTTCGACCCAGAATATCCTAAATTTGTGGACCGATTTATCAAAGAGGGACAGCGGATTGCTAAACTCTGCACCAATCCCCATCCCCATATTGTCCGAGTTTTTGACTTATTTGAAGAAGGGGATACACACTGCCTGGTGATGGATTTTATTCCTGGGGAGAGTCTGTGGCACCGGGTGCAAGGTCAGGGTCCGTTACCGGAAGCTGAAGCGGTGAGATATTTTCAACAGATTGGGGGGGCGTTGCAGAGGGTACATGAGGCAGGATTAGTCCATCGCGATGCTCATCCGGGAAATATTATGTTTCGGGGTGATCAAGCGGTTCTGATTGATTTTGGAATTGCTGGAGAAATGATGCCGGTTACTGTCAGTTCTAAGCATTCCTGGAATCCAGCATTTGCACCCTTAGAACAGATGAAAGGGTCTCGGGAACCGACTGTGGATATTTACACCCTCAGCGCATCTTTATATTATGCCTTGACGGGGGAACGTCCGGCCAGTTCGTTGGACCGAAATTATGAAAATATAAAATTAGTGCCACCGAAACAATTAGTGCCGAGTTTGAGCGATACAGTTAACAAAGCCGTGTTAAAGGGAATGGAGTTAAAGCCTCAAAACCGACCCCAAACTATGGATGAGTGGTTGTTTCTGCTGCAAACTCCCGTTCCGACGACGAAGGTTTCCCCCCGCTATCAGAAACTACAGCAATTCCTGGAAGCAGGCAAATGGCGCGAGATGGGTGAGTGGTTGTCTCTGCTGCAACCTCCCATTCAACAGAAGGTTTCCCCCCGCTATCAGAAACTACAGCAATTCCTGGAAGCAGGCAAATGGCGCGAGGCGGATGAAGAAACTACACGAGTGATGCTTCAAGTGGCAAGGAGAGAAAAACAGAAATGGTTGGATAAGCCTTCTATCAACCAATTCCCCTGTGAAGATTTGCACCAAATTGATAGCCTTTGGCTAGAATACAGCAATGGCCGCTTTGGGTTTTCGGTTCAGAAGCGCATCTGGCAAGAATGCGGAGGTGAACCAGATTATGAAACTGAAACCCGTCTGGCCGATCGCATCGGATGGCGAACGAAGGAAGGTAGATGGTTGGACTATGAGGAACTTTTTGCTACACTAGCTCAGTCACCCCCAGGACTTCTTCCATATAGCGGGTTGAGGCTTGAAACGATATTTATTCTCTCGCGTCCAGACTTGTAA
- the ileS gene encoding isoleucine--tRNA ligase, which translates to MTEAKTYKDTVNLPKTGFDMRANAVKREPELQKFWADHQIYERLSQNNPGELFILHDGPPYANGSLHMGHALNKVLKDIINKYKLLRGHQVRYVPGWDCHGLPIELKVLQAMKSKERQNLTPLKLRQKAQEFALKTVEEQKESFKRYGVWGDWENPYLTLKPEYEAAQIAVFGKMVLKGYIYRGRKPVHWSPSSQTALAEAELEYPEGHTSRSIYAAFHITKLADAAASLQPYMKQLWVGIWTTTPWTIPGNLAVSVNPQLDYAIVETGPDYEPASGKFLIVAAELVDRLSETLGTPLTVQAKIKGKDLEGCEYKHPLCDRTSPVVIGGDYVTTESGTGLVHTAPGHGLEDYQVGQRYGLPILAPVDGNGNFTEEAGEFAGLNVLDEGNAAVIEALKKAKSLLKEEPYVHKYPYDWRTKKPTIFRATEQWFASVDGFRDEAMKAISEVKWVPAQGENRIAAMVSERSDWCISRQRSWGVPIPVFYEEETGEPLMTEETIAHVQAIVAEKGSDAWWELPIEDLLPEPYRSNGKTYRKGTDTMDVWFDSGSSWAAVVGGREELRYPADLYLEGSDQHRGWFQSSLLTSVANNSIAPYKSVLTHGFVLDENNRKMSKSLGNVVDPAIIINGGKNQKEEPPYGADVLRLWVSSVDYSSDVPIGKNILKQLSDVYRKIRNTARFLLGNLDDFDPAKDAVPYEELPELDRYMLHRMTEIFAEVTDAFESYQFFRFFQTVQNFCVVDLSNFYLDIAKDRLYISAVDAKRRRSCQTVLAIALENLAKAVAPVLCHIAEDIWQNLPYPTPYNSVFEAGWVQVEEHWKQPELAKTWQTLRQLRGEVNQVLEKARQDKAVGSSLEAKVLLYVEDIQLRQTLQKLNPARSVGTVAPVPNPWLTVGFVGIAIVAWIVLSGIVAGIAAFPLLPALLQLIGFGWIVWFIIRYFVRDNTRKELKDKITRLREYIFGETKTIGNGVDELRYLFITSQVEVLDNPQRLEGLKYTAQVNGWGIGVVDAEGEKCDRCWNYSTHVGESEEDPTICDRCVAALAGEF; encoded by the coding sequence GTGACCGAAGCAAAAACGTATAAAGATACCGTCAACCTGCCCAAAACCGGCTTTGACATGAGGGCCAACGCCGTCAAACGCGAACCCGAACTCCAGAAATTTTGGGCCGATCATCAAATCTATGAACGCCTGTCACAGAACAATCCTGGTGAGTTGTTCATCCTCCATGATGGGCCGCCCTACGCCAACGGGTCCCTCCACATGGGTCACGCCCTCAACAAAGTCCTGAAAGACATTATCAACAAGTATAAGTTACTGCGGGGACATCAAGTCCGCTATGTCCCCGGCTGGGACTGTCATGGCTTGCCGATCGAACTGAAAGTGCTACAAGCCATGAAATCCAAGGAACGTCAAAACCTGACGCCCTTAAAATTGCGCCAAAAAGCCCAAGAATTTGCCCTGAAAACCGTTGAAGAACAAAAAGAAAGCTTCAAACGGTATGGCGTCTGGGGAGACTGGGAAAATCCCTATCTCACCTTAAAACCCGAATACGAAGCCGCCCAAATTGCCGTGTTTGGGAAGATGGTCTTGAAAGGCTATATCTACCGAGGCCGGAAACCTGTGCATTGGAGTCCCAGTTCTCAAACCGCCCTCGCCGAAGCGGAATTAGAATATCCCGAAGGTCACACCTCGCGGAGTATCTATGCCGCATTCCATATCACAAAGTTAGCGGATGCCGCTGCCTCACTTCAACCCTACATGAAACAACTGTGGGTGGGAATCTGGACCACGACTCCTTGGACCATTCCTGGCAACTTAGCGGTGAGTGTGAACCCGCAACTCGACTATGCGATCGTCGAAACCGGACCGGACTATGAACCGGCATCCGGCAAATTCCTAATTGTCGCTGCGGAATTAGTCGATCGCCTCTCCGAAACCCTCGGAACACCACTGACAGTCCAAGCCAAAATCAAAGGCAAAGACTTAGAAGGATGTGAGTACAAACATCCCCTGTGCGATCGCACCAGTCCCGTCGTCATCGGCGGCGATTACGTCACCACCGAATCCGGGACCGGACTCGTACATACCGCCCCCGGACATGGTTTAGAAGATTACCAAGTCGGACAACGCTATGGCTTACCCATCTTAGCCCCCGTCGATGGCAACGGCAACTTTACCGAAGAAGCGGGAGAATTTGCCGGATTAAATGTCTTGGATGAAGGCAATGCCGCCGTCATCGAAGCCTTAAAAAAAGCCAAATCATTACTCAAAGAAGAACCCTACGTTCACAAATATCCCTACGATTGGCGCACCAAAAAACCCACCATCTTCCGGGCAACAGAACAATGGTTTGCCTCCGTGGATGGATTCCGCGACGAAGCCATGAAAGCCATTTCCGAAGTAAAATGGGTTCCCGCCCAAGGAGAAAATCGGATTGCGGCAATGGTATCAGAACGGTCCGATTGGTGTATCTCCCGCCAACGCAGTTGGGGCGTTCCCATCCCGGTCTTCTATGAAGAAGAAACCGGCGAACCTTTAATGACCGAAGAAACCATCGCTCATGTACAGGCCATTGTCGCCGAAAAAGGGTCTGATGCTTGGTGGGAATTACCCATCGAAGACCTCTTACCCGAACCCTATCGCAGCAACGGCAAAACCTACCGCAAAGGCACCGATACAATGGATGTCTGGTTTGATTCCGGTTCCTCCTGGGCCGCAGTCGTCGGGGGTCGCGAAGAATTGCGCTATCCCGCAGACCTCTATTTAGAAGGGTCTGACCAACATCGCGGCTGGTTCCAATCCAGCTTACTCACCAGCGTTGCCAATAATAGCATCGCCCCCTATAAAAGCGTGTTAACTCATGGATTTGTCCTGGATGAGAACAACCGCAAAATGAGCAAATCCCTGGGGAATGTCGTCGATCCGGCTATCATCATCAACGGCGGCAAAAACCAAAAAGAAGAACCCCCATACGGGGCAGATGTTCTCCGGTTGTGGGTTTCTTCCGTGGATTATTCTTCCGATGTTCCCATCGGAAAAAACATCCTCAAACAGCTATCGGATGTCTATCGAAAAATCCGCAACACTGCCCGATTCTTGTTGGGTAACTTAGATGATTTCGACCCAGCCAAAGATGCAGTTCCCTACGAAGAATTGCCGGAATTAGACCGCTATATGCTGCATCGGATGACGGAGATTTTTGCCGAAGTTACCGACGCCTTTGAGAGTTATCAATTCTTCCGCTTCTTCCAAACCGTGCAGAATTTCTGCGTGGTCGATTTGTCTAACTTCTACCTCGATATTGCCAAAGACCGCCTGTATATCAGTGCAGTCGATGCCAAACGGCGCAGAAGCTGCCAAACCGTGCTGGCGATCGCCCTAGAAAACCTTGCCAAAGCAGTCGCCCCCGTATTGTGCCATATCGCCGAAGATATCTGGCAAAATCTCCCCTATCCTACCCCCTACAACTCCGTCTTTGAAGCGGGTTGGGTCCAGGTAGAAGAACATTGGAAACAACCGGAACTCGCCAAAACCTGGCAAACCCTGCGCCAACTGCGCGGAGAAGTTAACCAAGTGCTAGAAAAGGCGCGTCAAGATAAGGCAGTCGGTTCCTCCCTAGAGGCGAAAGTCTTGTTATACGTTGAGGATATCCAACTGCGCCAAACATTACAGAAACTGAACCCAGCGCGATCGGTGGGAACCGTCGCCCCTGTCCCCAATCCCTGGTTGACTGTGGGATTCGTTGGGATTGCGATAGTCGCCTGGATTGTCTTAAGCGGCATTGTGGCTGGGATCGCCGCTTTTCCCTTGCTTCCGGCTTTACTGCAACTAATTGGCTTCGGATGGATTGTATGGTTTATCATCCGTTATTTCGTCCGCGACAATACCCGCAAAGAACTCAAAGATAAGATCACAAGGCTGCGTGAGTATATCTTCGGCGAAACCAAAACTATCGGCAACGGAGTAGACGAACTCCGGTATCTGTTCATCACCTCCCAAGTCGAAGTGCTAGACAACCCGCAACGACTGGAAGGGTTGAAATATACCGCACAAGTCAACGGATGGGGAATTGGGGTCGTGGATGCAGAAGGAGAGAAATGCGATCGCTGTTGGAACTACTCAACTCACGTCGGTGAATCCGAGGAAGATCCAACCATTTGCGATCGGTGTGTCGCCGCCTTAGCGGGTGAATTCTAA
- a CDS encoding transposase: MEYESVKADYDGPWKEALNLYFEQFLSFFFPDIHSQIDWSQPYQSLDKELLELGRDSEVGTQFPDKLFEVKLITGQLLWILIHVEIQSQYIKDFNQRIYQYNYRAFDQYNKPVVSIAILGDDTASWRPTEYAYTLGRYELKLKFPTVKLLDYQTQWEQLESEQNPFALMVMAHLKTQATNRQMEERKQWKWTLIRSLFDRGYSREEVENLFRFIDRMMSLPKQLEQQLRTQLIEYREERQMPFISPMEELIQEEAMERGLQRGLEQGTLRNQRENILELLQVRFGEVPQSVVEAVNRLEEIPTLKQLHRQTISVGSIAEFEQLLNPSTDS, from the coding sequence ATGGAATATGAATCCGTAAAAGCGGACTATGATGGCCCCTGGAAGGAAGCCCTCAACCTCTACTTTGAGCAATTCCTCAGCTTCTTCTTCCCCGACATTCATAGCCAAATCGACTGGAGTCAACCCTATCAGTCCCTAGACAAAGAACTCCTAGAACTAGGCCGCGACTCCGAGGTCGGCACTCAATTTCCCGACAAACTGTTTGAAGTTAAACTCATCACTGGCCAACTCCTGTGGATACTGATTCACGTTGAAATCCAGAGTCAGTATATTAAAGACTTCAATCAACGCATCTATCAGTACAACTACCGGGCCTTTGACCAATACAACAAACCCGTCGTCAGCATTGCCATTCTCGGGGATGATACCGCCTCATGGCGACCCACCGAATATGCTTATACCCTCGGGAGATATGAGCTTAAACTGAAATTTCCCACAGTCAAACTCCTAGACTACCAAACTCAGTGGGAACAGTTAGAATCAGAACAGAATCCCTTTGCGCTAATGGTCATGGCCCATTTAAAAACCCAGGCCACCAACCGCCAAATGGAAGAACGGAAACAGTGGAAATGGACCCTAATCCGTTCCCTGTTTGACCGAGGATATAGTCGAGAAGAAGTCGAGAACTTATTCCGGTTCATCGATCGCATGATGAGCTTACCGAAACAACTCGAACAACAATTAAGAACCCAACTCATTGAATATCGGGAGGAAAGACAAATGCCATTCATCAGTCCGATGGAAGAACTCATCCAAGAAGAAGCAATGGAACGCGGACTCCAACGAGGACTCGAACAGGGTACCTTGCGAAATCAGCGCGAGAATATCCTAGAGCTTTTGCAAGTCCGGTTTGGGGAAGTCCCTCAGTCCGTAGTAGAAGCGGTGAATCGTCTGGAGGAGATTCCGACTCTCAAACAGCTACATCGCCAAACCATTTCTGTGGGTTCCATAGCTGAATTTGAGCAACTCCTGAATCCCAGTACAGATAGCTAA
- a CDS encoding NUDIX hydrolase encodes MKELKKWKQLRSRLVFDNQWCKVRQDEIQLPTGKIIDDFFVNVRPDIALVVPVTPQQEIVFVRQYRHGVGEILLELPAGAFNPETEKAEAAAAREMTEETGYHCPTLIKLATLYDNPVKDTNAIHIFLGKDAENLGQQILDITEEIEVILVPIDAILEKITQREICVSGSVAAVFLALNHLKLSP; translated from the coding sequence ATGAAAGAATTGAAGAAATGGAAACAGTTGCGATCGCGCCTAGTCTTCGACAACCAATGGTGCAAAGTTCGCCAAGATGAAATCCAACTGCCAACCGGCAAAATTATCGATGATTTCTTCGTGAACGTCCGTCCAGATATTGCCTTAGTCGTTCCCGTTACCCCCCAGCAAGAAATCGTATTTGTGCGCCAATACCGGCATGGAGTCGGGGAAATATTGTTAGAATTACCTGCCGGTGCATTCAATCCAGAAACCGAGAAAGCAGAAGCAGCAGCAGCGCGTGAAATGACCGAAGAGACAGGTTACCATTGCCCAACCTTGATTAAACTCGCCACCCTCTATGATAATCCCGTTAAAGACACCAATGCCATTCATATTTTTTTAGGCAAAGATGCCGAAAATTTAGGACAGCAAATTTTAGATATTACCGAAGAAATAGAAGTCATTTTAGTCCCCATTGATGCCATCTTAGAGAAAATCACCCAAAGAGAAATCTGCGTATCCGGAAGCGTCGCCGCCGTATTTTTAGCCTTAAATCACTTAAAATTATCCCCATAA
- a CDS encoding serine/threonine protein kinase, which translates to MTLTVGQSIQGGRYTIEKVLGRGRFGITYKAKDADGNAVAIKTLNDSLLHQLSPAEIEDLECKFWNEAVKLAKCSHNRHIVQVQELLNKGDVPCILMEYIDGVDLASRAQKQLPEKLALQYIQQIGEALIEVHSHQLLHLDIKPDNIVLRGGTAEAVLIDFGLARAFDHPLTTTRYSAEGYSALEMYSQKRPCGTYTDVYGLAATLYELLTGQVPVSAIKRKDADVGLIPLKKINSQISDRTNNAILKGLALDGGDRTQTVQEWLKLLGVKKSIPLPNWNAMEWFNAIIAIGAIGTLMIGLLTYLNFNSAPQSNPETPNSETIQP; encoded by the coding sequence ATGACTTTAACGGTAGGGCAGTCGATCCAAGGGGGCCGATATACCATTGAGAAAGTGCTGGGGAGAGGACGGTTTGGGATTACTTATAAAGCGAAGGATGCCGATGGGAATGCTGTCGCGATTAAAACTCTCAATGACAGTTTGCTGCATCAACTGAGTCCAGCAGAAATTGAGGACCTAGAGTGCAAGTTTTGGAATGAAGCGGTGAAACTGGCAAAGTGCAGTCATAATCGGCATATTGTTCAGGTTCAGGAACTCTTGAACAAAGGGGATGTGCCCTGTATTCTCATGGAATATATTGATGGAGTGGATTTAGCCAGTCGCGCCCAAAAGCAGTTACCAGAAAAGTTAGCTTTGCAATATATTCAGCAAATTGGCGAGGCGTTGATAGAGGTGCATTCTCATCAGTTACTGCATCTGGATATTAAACCGGACAATATTGTATTGCGCGGGGGGACTGCCGAGGCGGTGTTAATTGATTTTGGATTAGCAAGGGCGTTTGACCATCCCTTGACTACGACTCGCTATAGTGCGGAGGGATATTCGGCCCTAGAAATGTATTCTCAAAAGAGACCGTGCGGCACTTATACGGATGTGTATGGATTGGCGGCAACTTTGTATGAATTGCTGACGGGACAAGTGCCGGTGAGTGCGATTAAACGCAAAGATGCTGATGTGGGATTAATTCCGCTCAAAAAGATTAATTCTCAAATCAGCGATCGCACTAACAACGCCATCTTAAAAGGACTGGCCCTCGATGGAGGCGATCGCACCCAAACCGTGCAGGAATGGTTAAAATTATTAGGCGTTAAAAAATCGATTCCCCTACCCAATTGGAATGCAATGGAATGGTTCAACGCCATCATTGCGATTGGGGCAATTGGAACGTTAATGATTGGATTATTGACCTATTTAAACTTCAATTCTGCACCACAATCGAACCCCGAAACCCCGAACTCTGAAACAATCCAACCCTAA
- a CDS encoding DUF427 domain-containing protein, with protein sequence MHPQRIEPGPGQESVWDYPRPPRLEEVTKHIQIIFNGEIIADTHHANRVLETSHPPVYYLPPEDIKMEYLSQTPRSSFCEWKGSAGYYTVTVKEKQAPNCAWFYPSPTPEFEGIKDYVAFYPEVMDVCYVDGEEVQPQPGGFYGGWITSDIVGPFKGIPGSWGW encoded by the coding sequence ATGCACCCACAACGAATTGAACCCGGTCCTGGACAAGAATCGGTTTGGGATTATCCCCGTCCTCCTCGGTTGGAAGAGGTTACCAAACATATCCAAATCATCTTTAATGGCGAAATTATTGCGGATACTCACCATGCCAATCGAGTCCTAGAAACTAGTCATCCTCCGGTCTATTATCTTCCGCCTGAAGATATTAAAATGGAATATCTCAGTCAAACGCCTCGGAGTAGTTTCTGCGAGTGGAAAGGGTCAGCGGGATATTACACGGTGACGGTTAAGGAAAAACAAGCGCCCAATTGTGCTTGGTTTTATCCGAGTCCAACTCCGGAATTTGAGGGCATTAAAGATTATGTGGCATTCTATCCAGAAGTGATGGATGTTTGCTATGTGGATGGGGAAGAAGTTCAACCTCAACCCGGTGGGTTTTATGGCGGGTGGATTACTTCGGATATTGTTGGACCTTTTAAGGGAATTCCTGGTAGTTGGGGTTGGTAG